One Rhodoferax sp. GW822-FHT02A01 genomic window, GGCGCTCCTGGCTGTCTGCCAACTGCATGTCCAACGCCTCGAAACGGCCTTCTGCCGTGGCCCGGCGCTCCTGCAGGTCTTCCAGCTGGGCATCCACCTCGGCGATATCGCTTTCGATCTGGGCGCTGCGGGCGCGGGCCTGTTCGGCCAACTGGGTCAGACGCAAGGCCTCCACCTGCAAGGCGTGGTTGCGGGTCTGCACATCGGCCACTTCGCGGCGTGCGGTCACCAGTGCCTGGGCACTTTGCGCGTAGGCACTTTCAGCTCGCGACAGGGCCAGACGCGATTCGTCGGCGATCAGCATCTGGGCGCGCAGCTGCTTTTCCAGATTCTCGATTTCCTGGGCACGCGCCAGCAGACCGGCCTGCTCGGAGTCCTGGGCGTAAAAGCTCACGCCATGGGAACTCACCACATGGCCGGACTTCACATAAATGGCTTCGCCCGGCTTGAGCTGGCTGCGTTGGGCCAGGGCATCTTCAAAGCTGGCAGCGGTGTAGCAGCCGTGCAGCCAGTCCACCAGCACACCGCGCTGGCCTGCATCGTGCACGCGCAGCAGGTCCGACAGGCGTGGCAAGACCGAGGCGCTTTCGGGTACCGCGGCCTGGGGCGGCGTATAGAACGCCAGCTTGGCAGGAGGCGCGTCATTGGCAAAGGCGCGCACCATCTCCAGGCGCGACACTTCCAGGGCACCCAGGCGCTCGCGCAATGCGCCTTCGAGGGCATTTTCCCAGCCCTGCTCGATATGGATACGGCTCCACAAGCCCTGCAGATGGTCCAGCCCATGCCGCGCCAGCCAGGGCTGCAGCTTGCCGTCGGTCTTGACCTTTTCCTGCAGTGTCTTGAGCGCTTCCAACCGCGCCGACAGATCGGCCTGGCGGGCTGACTCTTCATTGACGGTCTTTTGGGCCTGGCTGCGCGCTTCGTCCAGTGCGGGGACCGATTCCTGCAGCTCATGCAGACGTTCTTCCGCAATGGCCTTGGCTTCCTGCGATTCTTCCAGCTGCTCCTGCACCGATTGCAGCCGCTCCTCATCCGGCGCCGCGAGCGCATTGTGGTCGGCGGACAGGCGTTCGCGCCGGGTGCCGAGCTGGCGGCTTTGCTCTTCGATATTGCGTTGCTCTGCGGCCAGCACCTGAATTTGCTGCTGCACCTGCACGACTGCGCCACGCTGCGCATTGGCGGCGGACTGGGCCTGGGACAGGGACACTTCCATGGCAGGCAGTTGCTGCGCCTGGTCTTCCACCTGGGCGGCCAGCAGTTCGGCCTGCTCTTCGCCCAACAGGGCTACTTCGGCCAGGCGCTCCATCTCTGCTTGCGCATCTTCCTTGCGGGTGGCCCATTGGGCGATCTGTTCCTTGAGCGTGACCAGGCGCTGCTCCACGCGCTGGCGACCTTCCACCACAAAGCGGATTTCCGCTTCCAAGCGGCCCACATCGGTACTGGCTTCGTACAGCAGACCCTGGGCCTGGTTAACCTGGTCACCCGCCGCATAGTGCGCCTGGCGCACTGACTCCAGCTCGGATTCAATGTGGCGCAGATCAGCCATGCGCGCTTCCAGCGCATTGACGGCAGCCAGGCCTTCAGTCTGCACCTTGGTCTGGTCAGCCAGCGCCTCAGCGCGCTTCAGAAACCACTGCTGGTGCTGCTTCTGCGTGACTTCGGCCTGCAGCGTGTTGTACTTCTGCGCGACCTCGGCCTGCTTCTCCAGCTTTTCCAGGTTGGCGTTGAGCTCGCGCAGGATGTCTTCGACGCGGGTGAGGTTTTCACGGGTGTCGCTGAGCCGGTTCTCGGTCTCGCGGCGGCGCTCCTTGTATTTGGACACGCCTGCCGCCTCTTCCAGGAACAGGCGCAACTCTTCCGGCTTGGATTCGATGATGCGGCTGATGGTGCCCTGGCCAATGATGGCGTAGGCTCGCGGGCCCAAACCGGTGCCCAGAAACACGTCCTGCACATCGCGGCGACGCACCGGCTGGTTGTTGATGAAGTAGCTGGAGCCACCGTCGCGGGTGAGCACCCGTTTGACGGCGATTTCGCCAAACTGGCCCCATTGGCCTCCGGCCCGGTGGTCGGTGTTGTCGAACACCAGCTCCACACTGGAGCGGCTGGCCGGCTTGCGCGTGTTGGTGCCGTTGAAGATCACGTCCTGCATGGACTCGCCGCGCAATTCGCTGGCCTTGCTCTCACCCAGGACCCAGCGCACCGCGTCCATGATGTTGGACTTCCCGCAACCATTGGGCCCAACCACGCCGACCAGTTGGCCCGGCAACAGGAAGTTGGTGGGTTCTGCAAATGACTTGAAGCCCGATAACTTGATTGAATTGAGACGCACGTGACGGTCTAGCTTGCGTTAAGCGGTTGATTTCATTGGAATTTATGGAGCCGCGCTAGCGCGGCACAAGCTTCGATGATACCGTGCAGGCAACTCCTTGCACGGTGGCGGCTACTAGCGCGGCTTGCTGCCTTTGGGGCCATTGAGGGCCAGTTCTATTTTTGCGTCCATGGCAGCCAGGCTGGGCGGCTTGACGATGTACCCCGCAACACCCAGCGGCAGGACCTCGCCCACAGTGGCCGCGCTGGAATCCGCACTCAGGAAAATCACCGGCGTATTGGCCAGTTGGGAATGGGGTGAGGCCCGCAGGCTGCGCACAAACTCAATACCGCCAACGGGTTGCATGTGCACGTCGGTGATGATCAGGTCGGGCTTGAGGTTGGGCAGTTCACGCATGGCAGAGGCACCGTCCTCAAAGGCAAACAGATCCAGAATGCCCAGCCGGCGCAAATTGCCCATGACGAATGTGCACATGATCTTTTCGTCTTCAACCACCACCACGCGCGCTCTTTTGATATCCATGGAGGGCTCCGTGATTCGTTCAGGCAGCGCTTTGGCTTTGCGCCAGATACGTGTTGACGTCATCCAGTAGCCGCTGCAACTCGGGTCGGAGGGTCGCATAGGCCTGTGCAACATTGCTGGAGGGGCCAACCTTGCTCAGTGCCTCCACGTCGACCACCTGTGTACAAAAGCCTTCACAGCAAAAAATGGGAACAAAACCTTTGAGCGCATGCAGCACCCGGTTGGCGCCGGCCAGTTCGTCCGAAGCCAGCAGATCGGCTATCAGCGCAATATCCCGCTGCAACGACTCCTGCAGCATGACCAGCATGCTGTCCATCACTTGTGCATCACCAATTTGGGAAAAGGCCAGCTCGGTATCCAGATAGGTGAATGTTGGCGTTGACATTGAATAGCACTCCTCATGCACAGGCTTGGCAGACAACAGCATGCCAAGCCTGTGCGAGTGTAGCCAATGCTCAGACATAATTCCGCACCATGAACCCCAATTTGTCCCGCCTGCAGGCCTACCCTTTTGAGCGCTTGCGGCAGCTGTTTGCCCAAGTCACGCCCAACCCCGCCTATTCCCCCATCAGCCTGGGTATTGGCGAGCCCCGCCATGCCGCGCCGGATCTGGTCAAGCAGGCCTATTGCGATGCCATCCAGAACAGCGGTGGGCTGTCGGTTTACCCGGCCACTGCGGGTGACCCCGCCTTGCGCGCGTCCATGGCACATTGGCTGGAGCGTCGCTACGCACTGAAGCTCGACAGCGCTACCCAGATACTGCCCATCAACGGCTCGCGGGAAGCGCTCTTTGCATTCGCGCAGACCGTCATAAACCCCGGCGCGAGTGGCACATCCGCAACGGTGGTGTGCCCTAATCCGTTCTACCAAATCTACGAAGGTGCCGCGTATCTGGCCGGTGCAGAACCCTACTTTGTGCCGTCCGACCCGGCACGCAACTTCGCACAGGACTGGGGCAGCGTGCCCGATGCCGTGTGGGCGCGTACCCAGTTGCTCTTTGTCTGCTCCCCCGGCAATCCTGCGGGCGCGGTCATGCCCCTGTCCGAGTGGGAGAAGCTGTTTGCATTGAGCGACCGATATGGCTTTGTCATTGCCTCCGATGAGTGCTACAGCGAGATCTATTTCCGTGATGAACCTCCTTTGGGTGGGCTGGAAGCGGCTGCCAAGCTGGGGCGCAGCGACTTCAGGAATCTGGTGTCTTTCACCAGCCTGTCCAAGCGCAGCAATGTGCCGGGCATGCGCAGCGGCTTCTGTGCCGGTGACGCCAAACTGATCAAGCAGTTCCTGCTCTACCGCACCTACCACGGAAGTGCCATGAGCGCGGTGGTGCAGGCAGCCAGCATTGCTGCCTGGGATGACGAGGCCCATGTGGTGGAAAACCGCGCCAAATACCGGGCCAAGTTTGCCCAGGTCACACCCATGTTGTCTGCCGTGATGGATGTGGCGCTACCGGACGCAGGCTTCTACCTGTGGGCCAAGGTCCAGGGCAGTGACACCGATTTCGCGCGGGACTTGCTCGCAAATTACAATGTGACGGTATTGCCGGGCAGCTATCTGGCGCGCGAAGCGCAAGGATTCAACCCCGGCGCCGGGCGTATCCGCATGGCTTTGGTCGCTGAAACCGAAGAATGCGTAGAAGCAGCGCAACGCATCGTCCAGTTCGTGCAATCCAGATCCTGATTCCAACCACAACCATTTGCCATGACACAACAACTGCAAACCATCATCGACCAGGCCTGGGAAAACCGCGCCTCCCTGTCCATCGCCAGCGCCCCCAAGGAAGTTACCGAAGCCGTTGAGCACGTGATTGCTCAGCTCAATTCCGGCAAACTGCGCGTGGCCACCCGTGAAGGCGTGGGCCAGTGGACTACGCACCAGTGGATCAAGAAGGCCGTGTTGCTGAGCTTCCGCCTCAAGGACAACGAAATCATCAAGGCCGGTGACCTGGGCTTTTATGACAAGGTGCCGACCAAGTTTGCCCACATGGACGAAGAAGGCATGAAAGCCTCTGGCGTGCGCGTAGTGCCGCCTGCCGTGGCCCGCCGTGGCAGCTACCTGGGCAAGGGCGTGATCCTGATGCCTTCGTATGTGAACATCGGCGCCTATGTAGACGAAGGCACCATGGTGGACACCTGGGCTACCGTGGGCTCCTGCGCACAAATCGGCAAGAACGTGCACCTCTCCGGCGGTGTGGGCATTGGCGGTGTGCTCGAACCCATGCAGGCCGGCCCCACCATCATCGAAGACAACTGCTTCATCGGTGCCCGCTCCGAAGTGGTCGAAGGCGTGATCGTGGAAGAGAACTCGGTCATTTCCATGGGCGTGTACATCGGCCAGAGCACCAAGATCTATGACCGCGCCACCGGCACCGTGAGCTATGGCCGCATTCCGGCCGGCTCCGTGGTTGTTTCCGGCAATCTGCCTAGCGCAGACGGCAAGTACAGCCTATATTGCGCTGTCATCGTCAAGCGCGTGGATGCCCAGACCCGGGCCAAGACTTCGCTGAACGACTTGCTGCGCGACTAAATTCATTTTTTCGGGAGGCTGCACATGGCTACGACAACTCCGACGGGAACAATGGAACGGATTCTTCGCCTGATGGGCGAGAAGAAGGCGTCCGACGTCTATTTGTCAGCCATGGCGCCAGCCCTCATCAAGATCAACGGGCAGTGCGTGCCGATCAACTCGCAGATATTGCCGGTTGATGCGCCACGCAGCCTGCTGGCTGAAGTGCTTCCACCGGAGCGCATGGCGGAGCTGGATGAAGAGGGTGAGCTGAACATGGGCTTTCCGATTGCCGGTGTCGGGCGTTTTCGCGTCAGTGCCATGCGCCAGCGCGGTACGGTGGCTGCGGTGATTCGCTACATCGCAGTGGATGTGCCGCCCCTGGAAGACTTGAACGTTCCCATGGTGTTGGCCGATCTGATCATGGAAAAGCGCGGCCTGATACTGATGGTTGGGGCTACCGGCGCTGGCAAAAGCACCACTTTGGCCTCCATGATGGACCATCGCAATGAAAATGTGACCGGCCATATCCTGACCATTGAGGATCCGATCGAATTCCTGTTCAAGAACAAAAAGTCGGTGGTCAACCAGCGCGAAATCGGCACGGACACCAAGGACTTGCAGACGGCGCTCAAGAACGCCTTGCGCCAAGCACCCGATGTGATCTTGATCGGCGAAATCCGCGACCGTGAGACCATGTCAGCGGCCATCGCGTACGCGCAATCCGGCCACCTGTGCCTGGCCACCATGCACGCCAACAACAGTTACCAGGCGCTCAACCGCATCCTGAGCTTTTACCCGGTGGAAGTGCGAGCCACCATGCTGGGCGACCTAGGCGCGGCCATGAAGGCCATCGTGTCGCAGCGCCTGCTGCGCACCACCTCGGGCGTGCGTACCCCTGCCGTGGAGATCATGCTCAATACCAAGCTGATTTCCGAACTGATTGAAAAAGGCGACTTCTCCGGCGTCAAGGAAGCCATGGAAAAGTCCATGGCCGAAGGCTCGCAGTGCTTCGAGCAAGACATTGCGCGCCTGATCGTCAGCGGTGTGGTGGATCGCAAGGAAGGCCTGTCCCATGCCGACTCGCCCACCAACCTGATGTGGCGCATGCAAAACGATTTCACGACCAAGGCACAGGCTGCTGTGGAGCCGCAGGAGGAAGAAGAAGGCGCCTCATTCACCGAAATCACACTGGATGTGAAGCACTGATGGGATCCACCCTTTATCTGACGGAACAACTTCTTGCCCGCCCTTCGGTCACCCCGCTGGACGAGGGGTGCCAACAACTGATCGCAGAACGCCTCGCCCCCTTGAGCTTTGTGTGCGAATCCATTGTCAGTGGTCCGGATGACTTTCGGGTCACCAATCTCTGGGCCAAACGCAGCAGCCCGATTGCCGGCGCTCCCACGCTGGCTTTCGCTGGTCATACCGACGTAGTTCCTACCGGGCCGCTCAACGAATGGCAGAGCGCCCCCTTTGTACCCACGCACCGGGACGGCAAGCTCTATGGCCGCGGTGCTGCAGATATGAAGACCTCGCTGGCCGCCTTTGTGGTGGCCATTGAAGAGTTTCTGCGCGATACCCCCTCCCCTGCGCTGAACATCGCGCTGCTGCTTACCAGCGATGAAGAGGGCCCCGCAAACGACGGCACCGTCGTCGTCTGCAACACGCTCAAGGCGCGAGGCGAAAAGCTGGACTACTGTATCGTGGGCGAGCCCACTTCGGTGGAGCGCACCGGCGACATGATCAAGAACGGCCGCCGGGGCACCATGAGCGGCAAGCTCACCGTCAAGGGTGTGCAAGGCCATATCGCCTATCCGCACCTGGCCCGCAATCCCATTCACCAGATGGCGCCAGCACTGGCGGAGTTGGTCGCCATCCAGTGGGATGCCGGCAACGCTTTCTTCCCGCCCACCACCTGGCAAGTGAGCAATATCCATGGTGGCACCGGCGCCAGCAACGTGATACCGGGGCATGTGGTCATCGACTTCAATTTCCGCTTTTCCACCGAATCCACGGTCGAGTCCCTGCAACAGCGCCTGACGCAGGTGCTGGACCGCCATGGATTGGAATATGAGTTGACCTGGGTGGTGGGCGGCCTGCCTTTTCTCACCACGCCCGGCACACTGGTGGATGCGGTGGTGCATGCCATTCGTGACGAGACCGGCATAGACACCCAGCTCTCCACCACCGGTGGCACCAGCGACGGGCGCTTCATTGCGCAGATCTGCCCCCAAGTGATCGAACTCGGCCCGCCCAACGCGACCATCCACAAGATCAACGAACATGTGCGTGTCGCCGACATCGAGCCTTTGAAAAACATCTACAAGCGCACGTTGCATTTGCTCAACCGTCAGGCTGGCACATGACGCTGCTGGAACTTATCGAAAACTCTGCCGAGCGTCTGAGCCAGGCGCAGGTACATTTTGGCCACGGCACAACCAACGCACGCGACGAAGCTGCCTGGCTGGTTCTGTGGCGCCTGGGCTTGCCGCTGGATACCGCGCTGGAAGGTGACGACTCACAGGAGATGCGCCCGGTGAGCGCTGCCGAAATCGAGGAGTGCGCCCTGCTGATCGAAGCCCGGATCTCGTCACGCAAGCCCGCCGCCTACCTGACGCGCGAGGCCTGGTTGCAGGGCCTGCCGTTCTATGTGGACGAGCGCGTGATCGTTCCGCGCTCGCTGATCGCCGAGTTGCTGGTCAATGGCAGCCTGGACTACTGGCTTACGGACGCGACGCACACCGTGCTGGACCTGTGCACCGGCAACGGTAGCCTGGCCATCATCGCGGCCCTGGTGTACCCCGATACCGTGGTGGACGGCGCAGACATCTCGGCAGACGCGCTGGCCGTTGCGGCGATCAATGTGGAGCGCCACCATCTGCAGGAGCGCATTGCCCTGTACCAGAGCGACGGCCTCCATGCCGTGCCACGCAGCTACGACCTGATTCTGTGCAACCCACCCTATGTGAACGCACACAGCATGACCACCCTGCCCCCGGAATACCAGGCCGAACCGGCCATTGCGCTGGACGGCAATATGGCAGGCAGCACCGACGGCAT contains:
- the smc gene encoding chromosome segregation protein SMC, whose amino-acid sequence is MRLNSIKLSGFKSFAEPTNFLLPGQLVGVVGPNGCGKSNIMDAVRWVLGESKASELRGESMQDVIFNGTNTRKPASRSSVELVFDNTDHRAGGQWGQFGEIAVKRVLTRDGGSSYFINNQPVRRRDVQDVFLGTGLGPRAYAIIGQGTISRIIESKPEELRLFLEEAAGVSKYKERRRETENRLSDTRENLTRVEDILRELNANLEKLEKQAEVAQKYNTLQAEVTQKQHQQWFLKRAEALADQTKVQTEGLAAVNALEARMADLRHIESELESVRQAHYAAGDQVNQAQGLLYEASTDVGRLEAEIRFVVEGRQRVEQRLVTLKEQIAQWATRKEDAQAEMERLAEVALLGEEQAELLAAQVEDQAQQLPAMEVSLSQAQSAANAQRGAVVQVQQQIQVLAAEQRNIEEQSRQLGTRRERLSADHNALAAPDEERLQSVQEQLEESQEAKAIAEERLHELQESVPALDEARSQAQKTVNEESARQADLSARLEALKTLQEKVKTDGKLQPWLARHGLDHLQGLWSRIHIEQGWENALEGALRERLGALEVSRLEMVRAFANDAPPAKLAFYTPPQAAVPESASVLPRLSDLLRVHDAGQRGVLVDWLHGCYTAASFEDALAQRSQLKPGEAIYVKSGHVVSSHGVSFYAQDSEQAGLLARAQEIENLEKQLRAQMLIADESRLALSRAESAYAQSAQALVTARREVADVQTRNHALQVEALRLTQLAEQARARSAQIESDIAEVDAQLEDLQERRATAEGRFEALDMQLADSQERHAQLEETVIEWQGKLNQCREQQRSLERQAQEASFAQRSLQARNAELSRAMETADQQTASIHAEEQRAQEELNRLTDAAAQAGLQNALALKLEREQALAAKRSEYDDLTAKLRGSDERRMQLERELDPLRQRITEFQLKEQAARLGFEQYEAQLADAGADLVAIEQSIKDGNVRLFGMQSDIDRIQREITALGAVNLAALDELTAARERKTFLDSQSADLTEAMNTLEDAIRKIDAETRDLLSGTFNQVNEHFGRMFPELFGGGNARLVMTGDEILDSGVQVIAQPPGKKNQTIHLLSGGEKALTAIALVFAIFQLNPAPFCLLDEVDAPLDDANTERYAKLVASMSKSTQFLFISHNKIAMEMAEQLIGVTMQEQGVSRIVAVDMESAATFAELA
- a CDS encoding response regulator, giving the protein MDIKRARVVVVEDEKIMCTFVMGNLRRLGILDLFAFEDGASAMRELPNLKPDLIITDVHMQPVGGIEFVRSLRASPHSQLANTPVIFLSADSSAATVGEVLPLGVAGYIVKPPSLAAMDAKIELALNGPKGSKPR
- a CDS encoding Hpt domain-containing protein, with translation MSTPTFTYLDTELAFSQIGDAQVMDSMLVMLQESLQRDIALIADLLASDELAGANRVLHALKGFVPIFCCEGFCTQVVDVEALSKVGPSSNVAQAYATLRPELQRLLDDVNTYLAQSQSAA
- the dapC gene encoding succinyldiaminopimelate transaminase — protein: MNPNLSRLQAYPFERLRQLFAQVTPNPAYSPISLGIGEPRHAAPDLVKQAYCDAIQNSGGLSVYPATAGDPALRASMAHWLERRYALKLDSATQILPINGSREALFAFAQTVINPGASGTSATVVCPNPFYQIYEGAAYLAGAEPYFVPSDPARNFAQDWGSVPDAVWARTQLLFVCSPGNPAGAVMPLSEWEKLFALSDRYGFVIASDECYSEIYFRDEPPLGGLEAAAKLGRSDFRNLVSFTSLSKRSNVPGMRSGFCAGDAKLIKQFLLYRTYHGSAMSAVVQAASIAAWDDEAHVVENRAKYRAKFAQVTPMLSAVMDVALPDAGFYLWAKVQGSDTDFARDLLANYNVTVLPGSYLAREAQGFNPGAGRIRMALVAETEECVEAAQRIVQFVQSRS
- the dapD gene encoding 2,3,4,5-tetrahydropyridine-2,6-dicarboxylate N-succinyltransferase; amino-acid sequence: MTQQLQTIIDQAWENRASLSIASAPKEVTEAVEHVIAQLNSGKLRVATREGVGQWTTHQWIKKAVLLSFRLKDNEIIKAGDLGFYDKVPTKFAHMDEEGMKASGVRVVPPAVARRGSYLGKGVILMPSYVNIGAYVDEGTMVDTWATVGSCAQIGKNVHLSGGVGIGGVLEPMQAGPTIIEDNCFIGARSEVVEGVIVEENSVISMGVYIGQSTKIYDRATGTVSYGRIPAGSVVVSGNLPSADGKYSLYCAVIVKRVDAQTRAKTSLNDLLRD
- a CDS encoding PilT/PilU family type 4a pilus ATPase — protein: MATTTPTGTMERILRLMGEKKASDVYLSAMAPALIKINGQCVPINSQILPVDAPRSLLAEVLPPERMAELDEEGELNMGFPIAGVGRFRVSAMRQRGTVAAVIRYIAVDVPPLEDLNVPMVLADLIMEKRGLILMVGATGAGKSTTLASMMDHRNENVTGHILTIEDPIEFLFKNKKSVVNQREIGTDTKDLQTALKNALRQAPDVILIGEIRDRETMSAAIAYAQSGHLCLATMHANNSYQALNRILSFYPVEVRATMLGDLGAAMKAIVSQRLLRTTSGVRTPAVEIMLNTKLISELIEKGDFSGVKEAMEKSMAEGSQCFEQDIARLIVSGVVDRKEGLSHADSPTNLMWRMQNDFTTKAQAAVEPQEEEEGASFTEITLDVKH
- the dapE gene encoding succinyl-diaminopimelate desuccinylase, which produces MGSTLYLTEQLLARPSVTPLDEGCQQLIAERLAPLSFVCESIVSGPDDFRVTNLWAKRSSPIAGAPTLAFAGHTDVVPTGPLNEWQSAPFVPTHRDGKLYGRGAADMKTSLAAFVVAIEEFLRDTPSPALNIALLLTSDEEGPANDGTVVVCNTLKARGEKLDYCIVGEPTSVERTGDMIKNGRRGTMSGKLTVKGVQGHIAYPHLARNPIHQMAPALAELVAIQWDAGNAFFPPTTWQVSNIHGGTGASNVIPGHVVIDFNFRFSTESTVESLQQRLTQVLDRHGLEYELTWVVGGLPFLTTPGTLVDAVVHAIRDETGIDTQLSTTGGTSDGRFIAQICPQVIELGPPNATIHKINEHVRVADIEPLKNIYKRTLHLLNRQAGT
- the prmB gene encoding 50S ribosomal protein L3 N(5)-glutamine methyltransferase; protein product: MTLLELIENSAERLSQAQVHFGHGTTNARDEAAWLVLWRLGLPLDTALEGDDSQEMRPVSAAEIEECALLIEARISSRKPAAYLTREAWLQGLPFYVDERVIVPRSLIAELLVNGSLDYWLTDATHTVLDLCTGNGSLAIIAALVYPDTVVDGADISADALAVAAINVERHHLQERIALYQSDGLHAVPRSYDLILCNPPYVNAHSMTTLPPEYQAEPAIALDGNMAGSTDGMDFVRTLLKNAPQYMNEGAVLVLEIGHERDFFEAAFPDLAAVWLETSAGEDQVLLLTRDALL